In the genome of Xanthocytophaga agilis, the window AGGCCTATATGCCAGAAGGGACGGTGCCACCCCAGGTGGTACGCTTTGACGCCAGTTCGGTTCCGGTTGGTCAGCTGGTATTTGAAAGCAAAACCCGATCCTTAAATGAGATACAGGATTTTGCTTCTTCAAGAATACGACCTATGTTCTCCCGGATTGAAGGGGTATCCAGCCCTCCTCCTTTTGGGGGAAACCAACGTACCATTGTGGTTAAGGTAGATCCTCAATTGGTACGCAGCTACAATCTTACACCGGAAGAAATTATTCGTTCGATTGTGTCTAATAACCAGCCCTCCCCTGCCGGAAACATTCGTATGGGAGACAAAACGCTGATGACTCCTGTCAATTCTCTGGTGCGCAAGCCTGAAGATTTCCTGAATATACCTATTCGGATTGGATCAGGTCCTACCGTATTTGTACGGGATATCGGCACTGTAGAAGATGGAGCGGATATTACAGTAAGTTATGCATTAGTCAACGGACGCCGGGCAGTATATATCCCGGTTGTTAAAAAGTCTGATGCGTCTACACTGGCGGTAGTAAACAACATCAAAAAGGCAATGCCGGAACTTCGCAATGCCATTCCAGAAGATGTAAAGGTTTCGTATGAGTTTGATCAGTCCGTATATGTAACCAATGCATTAAAGAGTCTTGTAACGGAAGGTATTTTAGGAGCAGTATTGACAGGGTTGATGGTGCTGTTATTCCTGAAAGACTGGCGGAGTGTAATCATTGTGGTATTGACGATTCCTATCTCTGTACTTTCTGCGGTTATTCTGCTTCAACTGGCAGGCCAGTCTATTAATATTATGACATTGAGCGGATTAGCACTAGCTATTGGGGTACTTGTCGATCAGGCAACGGTAACGATAGAAAATATTCACCAGCACCTGGAAATGGGGAAACCCAAGGCGCAGGCTATCTGGGATGCCTGTAAAGAGATTGCATTTCCCGAGTTTCTGATTCTGCTGGCAATTCTGGCAGTATTTGCTCCAGCGTTTGTTATGAGCGGTATCCCTCGTTCTATGTTCCTGCCACTATCGCTCTCGGTAGGCTTTGCGATGATAGCATCCTTCCTGTTGTCTCAGACGTTTGTGCCTGTTTTGGCAAATTGGTTGTTAAAAAGCCATCCACCTCATGAAGCGCCAACACTGGCACTGGACAAACAGGAAATATCCGATATGATTGAAGAAGAAAAACACCATGCGCCAGCACCAAAGGGATTTGACAAATTCAAACTCAAATACAGCCAGTTCCTGGAAAGGGTATTATCCTCTGGAAAAACTACGGTTATTGGATATCTTGTGGTATCAGTATTATTTGTCGTAGGAGGATTTCTTCTGATTGGAACAGACATTCTACCAAAAGCAAACAGTAATCAGTTTCAGCTTCGGTTACGGGTACCGGATGGAACACGGGTGGAACGTACAGAAGAAGCAACGTTAAAAGTATTGGATATTATTCGTTCAGAAGTGGGTCCTAATCATGTAGAGATCTCTTCAGCATATGTAGGTACAGTGCCTTCCAGTTATGGTACTTCCAACATATTTGTATTTAATAGTGGACCTCATGAGGCTGTGCTACAAGTGGCACTTGCTGAAGGTTTTTCAGTTCGCATGGATGCTCTCCAAGAGAAACTGCGTAAACGAATGACAACCGAGATACCAGGATTAAGAGTATTGTTCGAACCGATTGAGCTGGTAGATAAGATCATGAGTCAGGGGTCAGCCACTCCTATTGAGGTAACTGTTGCAGCCAAAGATGTCAAAGAGGCAGGACGCTTTGCTCAAAAGATTTTGGACCAGATGAAGCAGGTTTCGTTCTTACGGGATGTACAAATTGCTCAACCTCTATCCTATCCCGTGTTGAAAGTAGAAATGGATCGCCAACGGGCAGGGCAACTGGGAGTGACTTCATCACAGGTAGCACGTTCACTGGTGGCAGCCACATCTTCCAGTCGTTTTACGGATAAAAACCTCTGGCTGGATGATGCAAAAGGCCTTGCCTATCAGGTACAGGTACAGATTCCTGAAAACCTGATGAGTACTGTTGAGGATATTGGCAATATTCCCTTACATACAGGGGCCCAACATCCGGTATTGTCTGATGTAGCTACGTTTTCTGAGGAGACAGCACCAGGTCAATATGACCGTTCGGGTCCAAACCGACTGGTAACCATCAATGCCAATGTATTCCGGAAAGATTTAGGTGCAGCAGATAAAGCTGTAAAAGAGGCCATTCGCAAAGCTGGCGAACCACCACGCGGGGTAATTGTGGAACAGAAAGGACAGACGCAACTATTAACGGATACGTTGAGCAGCCTTCAAACCGGATTGATCATTGCCATTGTCATTATCTTCTTGTTGCTAAGTGCAACTTTCCAATCCTTCAAGCTTTCTTTTGTAGTACTCTCTGCTATTCCGGCTGTAGTGGTTGGGGCACTGGGAATGCTTCTGCTGACAGGCTCTACGCTGAATCTGCAATCATACATGGGATTAATCATGTCTGTGGGGGTTTCAGTAGCAAATGCTATTCTGATGGTAACCAATGCCGAAAATTTAAGACTGGAACTGAAAGATGCCCGTCAGGCAGTTGTTATTGCCGCAAACAGTCGTATCCGACCTATTCTGATGACCAGTATTGCCATGATTGCAGGTATGATCCCCATGGCATCCGGACTAGGTGAAGGAGGTGATCAAATTGCACCTCTTGGACAAGCTGTAATAGGTGGCCTGATAGCCTCTACACTAGCGTCATTGCTGATTTTACCAGGAGTTTTTGTCCAAATACAAGGGAAAGCATCTTTGGCCTCTGTATCTCTTGATCCTGAAGATCCTGAAAGTACCTTTTTCCAACCAACTACTCAAACACATTCTGCTATATGAAATACCTTCCTTTTATTCTAGTACTGGCTTCAGCCATTTTAACAAGTGCATGCAGCCATGAAGAAGCAGACGGAAACAAAGAAACGTCTGCGACTGCCGAAGTTCAGGAAATTACCATAGTTCCTGTACAACAGTTGCAACCTTCCAAGCAAATAGTATTGCCGGGCGAATTAAAGCCCTGGAACAAAGTAAATATTCATCCCAAAGTAAAGGGGTTTGTCAAAAGCTTGGCAGTGGATCGTGGATCTGTTGTGAAAAAGGGACAGGTGCTGGCTATACTGGATGCACCGGAATCCTTGTCTGAACTTAGTCAGGCTAAAGCTCAGCTACAGGCTGCCGAAGCAACGGCCAGTGAACAAAGCACCCGTGCGCAGGCGAGTAAACTTACCTATCAGCGTATGTTAAAAACCAGCAAAATGGAAGGTGCCGTTTCGCTCAACGAACTGGATCTGGCGAAAGCTCGTATGATGGGTGACAGTGCATCAGCTACTGTGGCACAGGGAAATGTTCAGGCAGCACGCGCCTATTACCAAACTAAGTCTCAACTAGCCCAGTATTTAACTATCACTGCCCCGTTTGATGGAGTTATTATCGAGCGGAACACCAGTCCGGGAGCATTGGTAGGACCTTCGGAGAGTAGCAGTGCCAAACCCTTATTTGTGTTGCAAGATAGCCGTACCTTACGTTTGACAGTAGCAATCCCAGAGGTATATGCTAATCAGATTTCGGGCAAAGGCACTGTAAACTTCACAGTGAATGCGGTTCCTGAAAAGTTATTTACAGCTACCTATGCCCGTAGTGGAAGTAGCCTGCAGGAAGAGAACCGATCTATGATGACAGAGTTTGATATAAAGAATACCAATGACGAACTCAAAGCAGGTATGTACGCAGAAGTTCGTCTACCTATCACCCGATCTGCGCAGACTTTATTCGTTCCTGTAAAATCGGTAGTCAGCTCTTCTGAAAAGGTGTTTGTAGTTCGGGTAAAGGATGACAAAGCAGAACGCATAGCTGTTAAAAAAGGTAATGTGGTAGATACGTTGGTAGAGGTATTTGGTAATCTGCAACCTGGCGATTGGATTGTGAAAGAAGCCTCAGATGAAATAAGGGAAGGACAATCGGCTAAATGGCATCGTACAGAGTCCCAGCCTGTATCTACAACAAGTTATCAAAAGTAGAAGTCTTTTCGTTATTTACATGAATCATCCAGAATATTGGATGGAAGATCAGCACCTATGCTTTTGAACCTATACTCTTTTCAAAAGCATAGGTTCAAAAGCATAGGTGCTGATTTATTTTTGAGTGAGACATCTCTTCTTTTGCCTTCTCAGATTCCTTTTATCAGTCTTCTTACACTTTCTTCATTGTTTGCTTGACCAAAAAATGAAGAAAAAAAGGGAACTTTCTGTCGAACCTCCAGCCCGCAAAGCCAGAGGCTTTCCCTTATCTTGTTCCAGATTTTTCTAGAAATGAAGGTTTTAAAAGAAAGAGTCTAGTTCGAACGTCCACCCGTACCAGTGACTTTTTTTGTTTCCTAAAAAATTAAATCACTTCGCCTTCCACTCCTGAATAAACTCTGTATAGCTATCACTGATAGGCAATTCTTTACCAGAATCAAGTATAGCCTTTCGGTTATGAATAGAATTGACCCGATCAATAGCCACGACAAAACTACGATGTATGCGTTTGAATTGTTGTTCAGGTAGCTTCTCAAGTACCTTTTTTAAGGTCATCAGTGTAACTACAGGTTTCTGTTCACTCAAATGTATCCGAATGTAATCTTCCAGGCTTTCGATGTATTCAATATCACTAAGATTCACCCGAACTTGCCGGTATTCGGAATACACATACAGGTACTCAGCAGATTCTCCTGAAGATCGGGTTTTATATTGATGGTAATCAACAGCCTTGGCGATGGCTTTGGAAAATCGCTCAAAATCGATGGGTTTCAATAGATAATCAACCGCATTGAGTTCAAATCCTTCAAATGCGTAATTCTTATGTGCTGTTGTAAAGATGATTAGAGGCATAACATCCAGCGAACGAACCAGATCTAGACCGGATAGGTCGGGCATATGTATGTCAACCAGCAAAAGATCCATAGGGTTCTGCTTCAAAAAGTCGACTGCCAGAACTGCATCATCAAAAGTTTGTACCAATTGCAAAACAGGTAATCTGGCAATATAAGTTTTGAGAATATCCAAAGCCAGGGGTTCATCGTCTACAGCAATACACTTTAGGAACATTTCACAAAAATTTGTCAGGCTATATTCTGTTTCTTCAAAAAACACTGTACAATGACTAGGAATATAAGTTTAGCTCAACAGTGAATACATTATCTTCTGATTTAATATTCAAAGAATGCTTATCTGAATAAAGTCGATTCAAACGTTGTTTGGTATTAACAATCCCTACTCCTTCCCGATTTGTATTCTGATCTGTGGTAAAAATCTGATTCTGGCAAAAAAAGTAAATGTGCTGTCGTTCTGCAACTATTTTGATTATAATGCTCCCTAAATGATGATTACTAACACCATACTTAAATACATTCTCAATAAAAGTCATCAATAACAATGGAGCTATTTTCACCCGTTCCTGATTACCATTTACAGAGAAATCGATTTGCATATTTTTTCCTAATCGTAACCGCTGCAGGTCAATATAGTTTCGGATACATTCTACTTCATTGCTCAGAGGTACAAAATCTTCCAATACTTCATCTGTTACATAACGCATAATATTGGAGAGCTTCATGATAGAAGTAGCTGTATTCTCATTCTGTGTGATTGCCAATGCATAAATATTATTCAGGGTATTAAAAAGAAAGTGTGGGTGAATCTGGGCTTTCAGGAAAGACAGCTCAGCACTAATCTTGTCAGCCTCTGCCTGTACTGCCCGTTTTTCTGTTTCACGCCACTGATACATGGTCTCAATAGCAATGCTTAAAGCCATCATAATCACAAAAAGGAATATGCTGGTAATATCCACATGATCTCCTTCCGGTAACATTGCTATATTTTCTTCAGGTCTTGGCCTAAAGTCAGGACGTTCGTGCATAGGCTTACCGAAACGAGGTGGTGGCACAAAACCTGGTGGTGGTTCTTCTTCTCTTCCGGAAAAGGAATTATGCACAATAAGCTGATCAAACGGCTTTAGCATGTATACACTGGCAAACAGACAAATAACAGCAAATCCATATAAAATATATCTCTTTTTAAAAAACAGGAACGGAAATATCCAGTAGGTATGCAGATAAAAGAGGGCAATATAAAACAGGCAAAACTGCCAGTAATAAATGGACGTCAGGAGTTCTCCTATACTCTCTACGTCACTCATAAATAACAGAGGGAAAACAAAGAGCAATATCCAGCCTGAACTATGAATGAAGAGGGAAGTTGTTTTTAGACGAACCATACTCAAAGATACTAATTTCACTATCTTTCTATCAGTCAAAGCATGATTTGTATTCATTCTGACACCAGGATACACACATGTAATATATATTCTGAAGTAGAATATGTAATTTCAAAAATAAGTCTAGCGATTTCCGAGTTACCCTATACCTCCCTATCGTATAAAGGGTAGATACACTTACTTGCCATATTGTTATCCTGGATACGCGTATGAATAAAGATGTACTGGAAAAATCTCTTAAATACACCACTATCAATAAAAAGGCACTGGAAGAATCTGTTCAGGCAGGGTGTTATTACTGTTTAAAGGTATATCCTGCATACAAGGTAGTGGATTTTGTAGAAGCAGATGAGACAGGTATCTGCCCTTATTGCGGTATAGATTGCGTGTTGCCCGATAAGTCTCCTTATGAACTGACAAGAGAAAATCTTCAGGAACTGCACACTTTCTGGTTTTAGAATACAGAACCACTATACAAGGCAACAGGTTTAGAACCCGAGTCTTATTCTATTTTGTTAAGGTCATCCTTATCAAGCGAAATCTCTTTATTACATGCATTCTTTTTTATGACAGCATGTAATTCCTTCTCCAGTCTTGTTCCTTCCTGAATAAGTTTTCGCAAATTCTGATATTGAATATAAATAAGAAAAGGCAATCCACATACCAAAAGTATTAACAGCAGGCTTGTAGTATCCATCACAAAAAAATAAACAGATAGGTTAGCGAATTGTTTTTATATACTTCACCACTTTCTGCCAGCCGGTTCTTCATGTTTGTCTGTGATATAGATAACACCTTAGCCATAAGATGCGATATATCAGACGCTTAATAAGATAAAGAACAATAGTCCGAATAGGGATATTACCCCAAAGAAGTATTGATACAATATGCACCAACTTGTTGCAGTAAACAAATAACTTCAAGGGGTATTTTCCCCGTATCTTAGGGTATTTTTCCCTTTGTAATCTAAAATAGATAGTGTATAAAAACTTTATCCAGGCATAAAAATCTATTTTGGGTTATCATGTAAATTGTATTATTACCTTATTTTTATTCTCCCTATAAGGTACTTTATGAATTGATCTGGTAGCTTTGAGGTTTCAGAAGCTATAAGAGTATAGGTACATACTACAGCACAGATAAAAATGATTATCTACCTATACTGTAAAGCTTATTTGGAATAACTCTGATATTCAAATTTGAAAGGTCCTCTGAATGTAGTACTATCGATTGTTTGTAAAGACCTCATTCGGATAGGATTGTTCTCTGTATACTCATATTCCACTTGCAATTCTGTTATGTTACCTTGCAGGTCTGTATAGGTACATTCTGTGATGTTGTTCTTATAGGATAAGAACAACGCAGGTGACAGATCCGCAAAATAGGTCAGACTTACCAGCCACCAATAAATCAGATTACTACGTGTATCTGTTTGCCACACGCTATTCTGGCTATCATACGCTGTAGCTTGTAATGAAAAATTCAGTGCAGCAGGACTTCCTGACCGAATGATAGAACTCAAATTACCATCCAGAGTATAACTATACAGATACTTGTTACTGGATCCCATCATCCGATCTTCAAAAACTGCCAAACGTCCCAGCGAATCATAGGAAAAGGTATTTTCAAAGATAAAGTTTCCAACCATAGCACGTACAGCTTTCGTCACACGTCCTGCACTATCGGTAGTCACCTCTATATGACTACCATCTTCACTTACCAGCTTATCCAGATGCCCTTCAGAGTCATATACAAATGACCAGTGACTCGCCATAATTCCATAGATATTCTTTAAAGAATCTGTCAGATCTGACTGAGTAATTTCGCCATTGGCCCCATACTGAAAAGATACGATTCTTCCAGGTGATAATGTAATCTTACCAATCCGATACAAAGTAGTGGGTTCTTCAACAGGAGGTACAGGTTCTTCTGGCTTAACAGGTTCTACAGACTTATGGCATGCTACCATACCTAATACGACAATCATTCCTAACCAGTAAAATGTTTTCTTCATATAAAAATTAAAGTGGT includes:
- a CDS encoding efflux RND transporter permease subunit, with the translated sequence MYQLIRNALRKPIAVIVAVMGILFFSVLSLSSIPVDIFPNLDLPTIYVVQPYGGMAPDQMDGFIATRYQDHFLYVSGIKDVDVKTIQGLCLIKLQFYPGTDMAQAAAEVANNVSRAKAYMPEGTVPPQVVRFDASSVPVGQLVFESKTRSLNEIQDFASSRIRPMFSRIEGVSSPPPFGGNQRTIVVKVDPQLVRSYNLTPEEIIRSIVSNNQPSPAGNIRMGDKTLMTPVNSLVRKPEDFLNIPIRIGSGPTVFVRDIGTVEDGADITVSYALVNGRRAVYIPVVKKSDASTLAVVNNIKKAMPELRNAIPEDVKVSYEFDQSVYVTNALKSLVTEGILGAVLTGLMVLLFLKDWRSVIIVVLTIPISVLSAVILLQLAGQSINIMTLSGLALAIGVLVDQATVTIENIHQHLEMGKPKAQAIWDACKEIAFPEFLILLAILAVFAPAFVMSGIPRSMFLPLSLSVGFAMIASFLLSQTFVPVLANWLLKSHPPHEAPTLALDKQEISDMIEEEKHHAPAPKGFDKFKLKYSQFLERVLSSGKTTVIGYLVVSVLFVVGGFLLIGTDILPKANSNQFQLRLRVPDGTRVERTEEATLKVLDIIRSEVGPNHVEISSAYVGTVPSSYGTSNIFVFNSGPHEAVLQVALAEGFSVRMDALQEKLRKRMTTEIPGLRVLFEPIELVDKIMSQGSATPIEVTVAAKDVKEAGRFAQKILDQMKQVSFLRDVQIAQPLSYPVLKVEMDRQRAGQLGVTSSQVARSLVAATSSSRFTDKNLWLDDAKGLAYQVQVQIPENLMSTVEDIGNIPLHTGAQHPVLSDVATFSEETAPGQYDRSGPNRLVTINANVFRKDLGAADKAVKEAIRKAGEPPRGVIVEQKGQTQLLTDTLSSLQTGLIIAIVIIFLLLSATFQSFKLSFVVLSAIPAVVVGALGMLLLTGSTLNLQSYMGLIMSVGVSVANAILMVTNAENLRLELKDARQAVVIAANSRIRPILMTSIAMIAGMIPMASGLGEGGDQIAPLGQAVIGGLIASTLASLLILPGVFVQIQGKASLASVSLDPEDPESTFFQPTTQTHSAI
- a CDS encoding efflux RND transporter periplasmic adaptor subunit, which codes for MKYLPFILVLASAILTSACSHEEADGNKETSATAEVQEITIVPVQQLQPSKQIVLPGELKPWNKVNIHPKVKGFVKSLAVDRGSVVKKGQVLAILDAPESLSELSQAKAQLQAAEATASEQSTRAQASKLTYQRMLKTSKMEGAVSLNELDLAKARMMGDSASATVAQGNVQAARAYYQTKSQLAQYLTITAPFDGVIIERNTSPGALVGPSESSSAKPLFVLQDSRTLRLTVAIPEVYANQISGKGTVNFTVNAVPEKLFTATYARSGSSLQEENRSMMTEFDIKNTNDELKAGMYAEVRLPITRSAQTLFVPVKSVVSSSEKVFVVRVKDDKAERIAVKKGNVVDTLVEVFGNLQPGDWIVKEASDEIREGQSAKWHRTESQPVSTTSYQK
- a CDS encoding LytTR family DNA-binding domain-containing protein translates to MFLKCIAVDDEPLALDILKTYIARLPVLQLVQTFDDAVLAVDFLKQNPMDLLLVDIHMPDLSGLDLVRSLDVMPLIIFTTAHKNYAFEGFELNAVDYLLKPIDFERFSKAIAKAVDYHQYKTRSSGESAEYLYVYSEYRQVRVNLSDIEYIESLEDYIRIHLSEQKPVVTLMTLKKVLEKLPEQQFKRIHRSFVVAIDRVNSIHNRKAILDSGKELPISDSYTEFIQEWKAK
- a CDS encoding sensor histidine kinase produces the protein MSDVESIGELLTSIYYWQFCLFYIALFYLHTYWIFPFLFFKKRYILYGFAVICLFASVYMLKPFDQLIVHNSFSGREEEPPPGFVPPPRFGKPMHERPDFRPRPEENIAMLPEGDHVDITSIFLFVIMMALSIAIETMYQWRETEKRAVQAEADKISAELSFLKAQIHPHFLFNTLNNIYALAITQNENTATSIMKLSNIMRYVTDEVLEDFVPLSNEVECIRNYIDLQRLRLGKNMQIDFSVNGNQERVKIAPLLLMTFIENVFKYGVSNHHLGSIIIKIVAERQHIYFFCQNQIFTTDQNTNREGVGIVNTKQRLNRLYSDKHSLNIKSEDNVFTVELNLYS
- a CDS encoding cytoplasmic protein; its protein translation is MNKDVLEKSLKYTTINKKALEESVQAGCYYCLKVYPAYKVVDFVEADETGICPYCGIDCVLPDKSPYELTRENLQELHTFWF